The genomic window GTTATGAGGCCGAGGACGCGAACTTCACCAGGGCCAACGCCCGGTACGCGGCCGGCGGCGCCAGCAACGGTGTGGTCGTCGGCGGGATCGACTTCGCCGACACCCGGGTGGCCTTCACCGTCCACGTGCCCAGGGCCGGCGACTACCGGCTGTACACCCGTTTCGCGAACGGCTCGGAACCGGCCACCCACACCCTGACCGTCAACGGCGCCGCGGCGGGAACCGTCGACTACCCGGTCACCGGCTGGGACAACTGGCAGATCAGCGAACGCCCGGTGACCTTGAAGGCGGGAACCAACACCGTCTCGTACGGCAAGGGCGCCGCCTTCGCCGAACTGGACGCGATCGACATCTCCTGACAAAGACATCGCCGACAAACGCGACGAGCCGCCACCCGGGGTCGGGATGGCGGCTCGTCGTCAGGTCAGCCGATCTTCACGTTGAAGATCGGGTTGGCGGCCAGCTTCTGGAAGGCGGCCAGCGAAGCCTTGGTGCTGTCGATGCTGATGTCACGGTTGCCCTGGTCGTCGTGCTTGGTGTCGAAGTGCACGATCGCCTTGATCGCCGGGCGCTTGGCCAGCTGCGACAGGACGCTGTTGTAGACGGCGGCCTTGTCGCCGGTCTTGCCGATGCGGTGGTAGCCACCCCACTCGGCGATCATCAGCGGCTTGCTCGCGTGCTTGGTGGTCGCCCAGTCGTAGAAGCCGAGGCCGCCGTTCTTGGGCTTGCGGTCGAGCAGGTCACCGAACGCGCCGTAGTGGTAGTAGCCCTTCTCGACCGAGACGTAGGAGTCCAGGCCGATCCAGTCGATGACGTCGTCGCCCGGGTAGAGGTCCTTCCACCAGGACTGCGCCATCCACTTCTCGTTGCCCATGTAGGCCAGCACGTTCACGACGTTGTCGGCACCCTGGGCGCGCAGCCGCTGGATGGTGTGGCGGTACATCGCGGCGAAGTCCTTGGCCTGCATGCCGGAACCCTTGCGCGGCTTGACGTCGTTCTCCGGCTCGTGGTTGAGGACCAGGAAGACCTTCTTGTCGTACGCCTTGATCCGCTTGGCGAACGTGTCGATCCGCTTGTCCTGCTTGCCGGCCGCGACCGCCGCCCAGTTCGAGCCGTACGCGATCTTCCAGTTCAGCAGCAGCACCCGGGGCTTGGCCGGGTCCTGGGTCATGGCGATCTCGGCCTTGGTCGGGAACGGCTCGTCGCCCTTGTGGTACGTGTGGAAGATCGTCGCGGTGCGGCCGCTCAGCTTCTCCCAGTTCTTGTGCTCCAGGTCCCGGGGCTTGCTGGTGAAACCGCCGGCCGCGCCGCCCCAGAGGACGCCACAGGTCGGGACGAGCTTCGCGTCGGTGGTGCACTTCGACTTAGCAGCCGGAGCAGCCGGAGCGGCCTGCGCGGCGGAACCCATCAGAGCAACACCGGCGCCGGCGAGTACGGCGGTCAGAGCTGTCAGGAACATCGGCAGCTTGGCACGTCGCAAGAAATTGTCTCCCCCGTTTGTCCGGCGTATGTCGGCCGGGCATGGGATAGAGATTCCAGGTCGGGGGTTGCGGGTCCAGTGCCCGTTCCGGTGCCGCTCGGTTGCGGGTTCCACGGACCTGTTCGACCCGGTTGATCGGCGGCCCGCGAGCCGATTGAAGAACTATTTCGGAAGACGTACCACCACTCGCAGGCCGGGGTGAGCGTCGCCGAGGGTGACCGAACCGCGATGCCTGCGCACCAGCTCACGGACGATGGCAAGGCCGAGTCCGGAACCGCCGGCGTCGCGAGCGCGGGCGTCGTCGAGCCGGGTGAACCGCTGGAACACGCGCTCCCGGTCGGCCTCGGGGATGCCGGGACCGTCGTCGGCCACCTCGACCACGAGTGCCGCGCCGACGTCGAAGACCCGAACACCGACTCGGGATCGCTTGTGCCGCTCCGCGTTGTCCAGAAGGTTGGTGATCACCCGGGCCAGGGTGTCCGGTTCAGCCAGCGCCGGCAGCGGTGTGCCGGGGTCGTCGAAGACCACGTCGGGATAGCGTTCGGCGGCCTCCCCGACGAACTGGGCCAGGTCGATCTCCTCCAGGCGGGTGGTGATCACGCCTTCGTCGGAGCGGGCCAGCAGCAGCAGGTCGTCGACGAGGCGGGACAGCCGTTGCACGTCGGCGAGCAGGTCCTCGGCGAGTTCCGGCCAGTCGGTGTCGTCCGGCAGGTGCTGGGCGACCTCCAACTCGGTGCGCATGTTGGTCAGCGGGCTGCGCAGTTCGTGGGCGGCGTCGGCGACGAAGGCCCGCTGCCGGGCGCGGGCCGAGTCCAGGCGGTGCAGCATGTCGTTGAGGGTCACCGCGAGGCGGTGGATCTCGTCGCGGCCGTCCGGAACGGGTAGTCGCCCGGCCCGGGTGCCGCCGGTGATCTCCTCGGCGCCGGAGCGCAGCGCGTCGACCGGGCGCAGTGCCGCGCCGAGGGCCCGCCACAGTCCGAGCGCGAGCAGGATGATCAGCAGCGGGAAGCCGATCAGCAGGGTGATCCGCAGGACACGGACGCTCTGGGTGACCTGGTCGGTGGACTGGGCGACGAGGACCCGCAGCGGGGCGGTCGGCGGGCCGGCGGTGATCTGCACGACCCGGGCCTCCCCCTGGTAGCCGATCCGCTCGCCGGGGATGCGGCGGCTGTCGCCGTCCGCCAGGCCGGCGAGTTCACGCTGGTACAGCAGGGGCACCAGGCGGTCGGCGGTGGCCGAGACCGCACGGACCGCGTTGTTCTCGTCGATGACCTGGACCTGCACGCCGGGGGGAACCGGAATCGGGTTGGGCAGCGAACCCTGATCGACCAGGGCCGCCACGCCGCGGGCGGTGGTCATCGCCTCGCTGTGCACCGAGCGCATCTGGGCGTACCCGAGGACGGTCACCAGCAGCACCCCACCGGCGGCCAGGCCGAGGGTGAGCCCGGCGGCGGAGACGAGCAGGAGCCGGGCCCGCAGGCTCAGCTCTTTGACCCGGCGCAGCATCTAGCCGGCCGGGGTGACGATGGCGAGGCGGTAACCGGCGCCGCGGACCGTCTCCAGGCGCTCGCGGCCGATCTTGCGGCGCAGGTAGCCGGCGTAGACCTCGACCGCGTTCGGTGCCGTCTCCAGGGCGGCGTCCCACACGTGGTCGAGCAGTTCGGTCTTGGAGACGACCTGTCCGGGGCGGCGCATCAGGTATTCCAGCAGGGCGAACTCGCGCGCGGTCAGGGTCACCTCCGCGCCGCCGACGAGGACCCGGCGCTCGGCCGGATCCAGTTCGACGTCACCGAACGCGAGGACCACCGGGCGGGCCTGGGCACCGCGGCGCAGCAGGGCCCGCAGCCGGGCGAGCAGCACCACGTACGAGAAGGGTTTGGTCAGGTAGTCGTCGGCGCCGCAGTCGAGGCCGTCGGCCTGGTCGTACTCCCCGTCCTTGGCACTCAGCATCAGCACCGGCAGCCAGTGGCGTTCGGCCCGGAGCTGCCGCACCACCCGGTAGCCGGACAGGCGCGGCAGCATCACGTCGAGGATCATCGCGTCGTACCCGCCGTGGCGGGCCATCTCCAGGCCGTCCTGTCCGTCAGCGGCGATGTCCACCGCGAAACCCTCGGCCTGCAGGCCACGCCGCAGCGCAGCGGCGAGCCGCGCCTCGTCTTCCACTACCAGCAACCGCACCCCCACACCTTGGCACGCGGATCATCGGCACCGACAGCGGCTCTCAGGCAGTTCTCAGCGGCTCGGCGGCGCACCACCGGGGCCACCGCTCGGTGGCATCCCGCCCGGGCCGCCGCTGGGCCCTCCCCCGCCGGGTGCCGCTCCCCCGCCGGAGGGTGTGGTCGTGGTGTCCACCCCGACCTCCAGGGAGGCGGCGAACCCACTGGTCACGTCCCCGGTGACGGTGGCCAACTGCAGGGCCCCGGAGTCCTCGCCGAACACGTTGTCGGAGTCGAGCGAGACCTGGGCGAGGTTGGTGACCGAGTCCTCGTACCCGGTCTGCTTGAAGACCTCGTCGCAGATGTCCTTCGGCAACGCCACCTGCGAGGTGGCGACGGCGTTCGTGGATTCGGTGATGCTCGCCTGGTCGGGGTAGACCTCGAAGTGGATGTGCGGCCACCGTCCGCTGTAGCAGGCCGGGAAGATGCTGGTGAAGGTCACCTTCCCGGCCGAGTCGGCGATCTGCACGCCGCGCAGGTAGTTCTCGGCGGTGATGCCGGTGGAGTAGAGGGAGTAGTCGCCGTCCCGGTTGCAGTGCCAGAGGTAGACAGCCACCCCCGCGAAGGCCGCCGCCGACTCGGCCAGGTTCTTGATGGTCAGCGTGATCGTCATCGGGACGCCCTCGGCGACGCCTTTGGCGTCACCGAAGCTGGACCGGATGTCACTGCGGACCACGCCGCTCTCGGTGAGCACGTTGGGGCCGTTCGACCCGTCACCGGGGTACGGGCCCGCGGTCTCGTCCGGGATCTCGCTGAGCGCGGTGCTGGACGTCCCCGCGGAGGTACTGGTGGTGGTGGGTGTCTCTTCCTCGCCACCGCAGCCGGCCAGGCCGAGCGCGACCGCCCCGATCCCGAACGCCCGCAGCACCTGCCGGCGCCGCATGGTCCCGAGGTCGAAGCCGAGGCCCTGGTCGAACACTTCCTCGTCGGGTTTGGGCAGCTCACGGCCCTCGTACATAGTCATCTGAATCTCCTTTTGTCCTGAATAATCCTATCTGCCGCTGATCCCCTAGGGGGAGCTCTCAGCCGGATCACAGCGGGCCCACGGCACGATGGGACACAGAGATTCGGGAGGTGGACATCGTGTCCGTACTGAGGTCCAGGCCTGCACTGCGCTGGCTGGTTCCGTCCGCTGCGGCGATCGTGGTCATCGGCGGCGGCGCGGCGGCTGGAACGATCGTGGCGAACGCCGAACCGGGACTGCCCGAGCGCAGTGCCGCTCAACTACTCGTCGACCTGCAGGGTGCCGAGATCGACGGGCTCTCCGGCACCGTGGTGCAGAGCTCCGACCTGGGGCTGCCGGGCATCGCGGGGCTGCTCGGGAACGTTCAGGGCTCCGGATCAGGCGGGCTGACCAGCCTGATCTCCGGCAGCAACACCGCCCGCGTGTGGTACGCCGGTGAGCAGAAGGCCCGGTTCGCGCTGCTCGGGACGAGCGGCGAGACCGACGTCATCCGCAACGGCACCGACGTGTGGGTGTGGGAGAGCTCGGCGAACACCGGCACCCATTTCAAGCTGCCGGCCGGCAAGGCAGGCGACAAGCAGGAAGCGCCGGCCAGTGAGGTGCCGACGACACCGCAGGCGGCCGCCGACGCGGCTCTCGCGGCGATCGACCCGACCACCGCGGTGACGACGACCGGCGCGGCCCAGGTGGCCGGACGGGACGCCTACGAGCTGGTGCTCAGCCCGAAGGACACCGATTCGCTGGTCGGGCAGGTGCGCCTGGCGATCGACGCGCAGGAGCACATCCCGCTGCGGGTCGACGTCTACGCGAAGAACACCACCAAACCGGCGTTCCGGGTGGCGTTCGAGCAGATCAGCTTCGACGTCCCGGCGGACGAGCAGTTCACGTTCAACCCGCCGCCCGGCGCGAAGGTCGAAGAGGGAACCGCTCCGGCCGCGGCTCTGGAGCACCAGGGCAAGCCGGACTCCGCCGAGGCCGAGAAGGCCCTCACGGAGGCCCGCAAGGGTGGTGACGGTCTCAAGGTCGTCGGCGAGGGCTGGACGACGATCCTGGTGACCGAGGGCGGCCCGAGCAAGGCCGAGCTGGAGAAGGTCACCGGCGACGCGAAGTCGGAGTCCGGTGAGGGCGCCGACGCCGCGAAGATGGCCGAGGACTTCCTGGGCACGTTCCAGAAGGTCAGCGGTTCCTGGGGCACCGGCCGGCTGCTGAGCGGTTCGCTCTTCACCGTGCTGCTCACCGACGACGGCCGGGTTCTGGCCGGCGCGGTGACACCGGAGGCGCTGTACAAGGCCGCCGCGTAACAGATTTCACCCCGGCGAGGCCCTCACCGCAGTGCGGTGGGGGCCTCGTTCAATGTGCGGATCGTCGGCACACCCGCGTCCGGGTGGGCGCCGTAGCGGTCCAGCAGGATCGCGGGCAGCCCGGCGGCCAGCGCGCCGTGCACGTCCTTCGCCAGCGAGTCACCGATCATCAGCGCCTGCTCCGGGGCGACGCCGAGCAGGGCGAGGGCATGGTGGAAGGCGCGCGGATCCGGTTTACCGGCGGGCAGGGCAGAGGACGCGATGAGTACGTCGACAGCGCTCGCGAGCCCGGTCCGCTCCAGCTTGTCGCGCTGCTGGTCCTCGTCCCCGTTGGTCAGCACGGCCACGATCCGGCCCGCGTCCCGGAACCGGTGCAGCGTGGGCAGAGCGTCGTCGTAGGCGGTCCAGCCGGCCTCGTACCGTTCCAGGTAACCGGCGAACAGCGCGTCGGCGTCGGCGTCGGACAGCTCCCGGCCGAGGAACTCCCGCACCCGCTCCCGGCGCTGCCCCTGGAACGTGATCTCCCGGCGCTGCCAGCGGGCGTAGTGCCGCTCCGAGACGGCGGCCCACCTGTCGTAGACCCCGGCGTCCTCGATGCCCTGGGCCGCCGCCCACCCGACAGCGGCGGCCCGGGCTGCGGTCACCTGGTCCACGAGGGTTTCGTCCAGGTCGAACAGCACGGCTCTCATTCGGCGGCTCCCGCGGTCAGCAGTCCGGCCAGCAGTCCGGCGGACAGGGCCAGAGTGGACCACTGCGGGTACACCGCGTACCAGCAGAGGACGTGGACCGATCCGCTCGCGGCGACCAGACCGGCACCGACCGCGCGGCGGGTGCGGGCCGGCAGCAGGCCCAGGCAGATCCACGGCAGGCGGCCGGCCGGGATCAGCACCCGCAGCGCCAGCCCGGCGGTGACCAGCGCCATCACCAGCGCCGCGCCGCGCGCCAGCAGCAGCGACGGCTCCCACCAGCGGCCACCCAGGGCGAGCAGCGCCACCAGCGGGACACCCGCCAGCAGACCACGGCGCAAGCCCGCCAGCAGACCACGGACCGGCCAGGTCAGGGCCGGTGCGCCGTACCGCTCGGGGTGGTCGGCGGCCAACTGCCGCAAGCCGCGCATCGCGTCCCGGACCTGCATCTTCTCGGCGTCGAGCAGTGCCATCATCCAGCGGCCCTCGGCGTCCTCCGGATCCTGCGCCAGGGCGCGGGAGGTGGCCGCGCGGGCGGCGTCCCGGCGGCCGGCGTTGCGTTCCACCTCGGCCAGGGTCATCAGGTCCGGCACCGAGTGCGGCGCGATGGTGATGGCCCGCCCGGCCGCTTCCCGGGCCGCACCGAAGTCCTTGCGCACGGTCAGGCAACGGGCCAGCACCCGGTGCGGTTCCGGCCGCCACGGGTCCAACCGGACCGCTTCCCGGGCCGCCGTCAGGGCCTCGGCCCAGCGGGCGAGCCCCAGCAGGCACTCGGCCCGTTCGATGTGGGCGACCGCGTGCCCGGGCGCCACCGCGACGGCCGCGTCCGCGAACTCCAGGGCGGCCCCGAAGTCACCCCGTAGCCGCCGTAGCCCGGCGAGCAGGCCCAGCAGCTCCGGGTCGGCGGGTGTCGTCACCAGACCGATCCGGACCGCCTCCTCGGCCTGGTCCAGCCGGCCCACGTCGGCGAGTGCCCGTGCCCGGGCGGCGGCACTCAACGGATCTTGCGCTTTTTGAGGTAGGCGGCCAGGTCGTCGTACTCGCCGCTCTCGTTGGCGAACATCGCCACGTTGCGGGCGGTGCTGAACCAGGCGTCCGTGGACGGGCGGACCTCCTTCGCCGCGGCCAGCATGTCCGCCTGGTTGATCATGCGGATCTCGCCGGAGGCGATCGAGTCGCGCATCGCGTACTCGGCGGCCGTCTCGCACAGGTGCGCCAGGTCGGCGCCGGAGTGGTGCTCGGTGGCGGCGGCGACCGCGTCCAGGTCGATCCCGGCGACCGGGCGGTCCCGCAGGTGGTACTCCAGGATGGCGGCGCGGGCCGGGCGGTCCGGCGGCAGCACCAGCACGGTCCGGTCCAGGCGTCCCGGCCGCCGCAACGCCGAGTCCACATCCCACGGTGCGTTGGTGGCGGCCAGCACGAACACGCCGTCGTTGCCGCCGTCCACCCCGTCCAGTTCGGTCAACAGCTGATTGACGACGGTACGCATGGACGACTGCAGTTGACTGCGCTTGTGGCCGAGGGCGTCGATCTCGTCCAGGAACAGCACACACGGCGAGTGCCCGCGCGCCGACTCGAACAGGTCGTGCAGGTTGCGTTCGGAACTGCCGATCCACATGTTGAGCACGTCGGTGATGCTCAGTGAGATGAACGAGGCGCCCATCTCGCCGGCGACCGCCCGCGCCAGGAACGTCTTGCCACATCCGGGCGGGCCGTACAGCAGCAGGCCGCCGCGCAGGCTCTTACCGAACAGCGAGCGCATCTTCGGGTTCCGCAGCGGGCCCAGGAACGACACTTCGAGGCGCTTCTTCACGTCGGTCATGCCGCCGACGTCGGCGAGTGTCACCGGCGGCCGTTCCACGTCGAAGACCCGGTCCTCGGTGCCACGAACCGGATCCGGTTCCCCGTCGCCTCGCGCGAACCGCGGCGGAACCACGTCCCCGAACTGCTCCTCCATCGCCGCCCAGTCCACCGGCTTGCCCGCGCCGGGCTTTCCCGCGCCGAGGTCGGCCGAACCGGCGTCCGACGCGGGCACGGTTGCGGGCGGTGTCTCTTCTTCCGGCCCCGATTGCGGTACGACCGGAGCAGGGCCGCCGAGAGCACGGCTCATCAACTGCTGCGCTGTGGTGTTTCCCGGCTCGCGGGCCAGGATCTGAGCGGCGTGCCCGATCGCCTCCGCACCCCGGCCGGCCGCCACCAGCATCTCGGCGAGGTGCAGCCGCAACGTGAGGTCGTCGGGCCGCGCCTCGACGGCGGCGGCCAGGCTGTTGATCAAGGCATCGCTCATGACACGCGATTATGCCCGCATCACGCCGCGGGCCAGCACTCCCGTCAAGCGCGGACCGTGATTTTCGCCTCCTGACGGGATCTGGCGTAGCCTCCGCAGGTCGGCCGGATTCCGTGACACCCGTCACAGGATTGCCGGACCGCCCAAGAAGTTGACCGACAGTCGCGTCCGATAGCCCCTGCCTGCGGTTATACGGCCGGAGCCGCCGGAGGACCCGGTACCGGCGACGCGGCCGGGGGTGCGGCCTCCGGTTACGCTCCGCGGGCGGCCGTCCAAAGCCGGAGGGCCGCCGGCCGCTGCGCTGGGTAATGTCGCCCGGCGGTGGTGCTGTCGTCAATGACGCCGGGTGAAACGGACGGACCCGGCGGGAAACGAGGAAACTGTGCCGATCACTCCCGCTGACATCCACAACATGGACTTCAGGAGGCCGCCGATCGGGAAACGCGGCTACGACGAGGAGGAGGTCGACGCGTTCCTGGACGAGGCGAGCCAGGAACTGGTCCGGCTGATCGAGGAGAACAGTGCTCTCTCCGACCGGCTGCGCCGCGACGGCGCTCCCGACCTGGCCGCGACGACCGTGCTGAACGGCGACGCGGCCGAACTGATGGAGCTGACCGCTCGCCTCCGTCAGCTCCGCGACGGCCTGTCCCGCGCCGAACACGACGCCCGCGACATGCAGGTGCAGCTAGAACGCGCTCGTGACCAGGCCCGCTCGGCGCCCCCGCCGAAGCAGGCGATGCCCGCCGACAACGACCGGGTGCTGATGATGGCGCAGCGCACGGCCGAGGAACACGTCCGCGACGCCCAGATGGAGTCGGACGTGCTGCTGTCCGACGCCCGCGCGAAAGCCGACCAGGTGACCGGTGACGCCCGGCGCACCGCCGGCGCGATCGAGGCCGACGCCCAGCGCAACCACTCGGACGCGATGGACGGACTGGCCCGTGACCGGGCGGCGGCTCTCGACGAGATCGACCGGCTCGGCCAGCTGGCCGTCGGTTACCGCTCCGCTCTGGACCACCACGTCCACCGTCAGCTGGAGGACCTGGACGGTTCCCCCGGCATCCCCCCGAACCAGCCCTGACGATCACGACCGGCCGCGCCACGGGTCAGCGGCCGGTCAGAGTACGGAAGAACGTCGTCACGTCGGCGGTGAACAGGGTGGGGACCTCCAGGGCCGGGAAGTGACCGCCCCGGGGGAATTCCGTCCAATGGTGGATGTCGTTGGTGCGGGCCGCGATCGGGCGGATCGACTGGACGATGTCGCCGGGGAGGACCGCTACACCGAGCGGGACCGGGAGCGGGGGCTGCGGTCCCGCCAGGGTGGATTCCTTCACGATGCGGGCCGCTGTGCCCGCGGTGCGGAACAGCCAGTGGTGGGCGACGTTCGCCACGATCCGGTCGTCGGGGACCGGGGTGGCCGGGTCGGCCCACGTGTCGAACTTCTCCGCCATGAACGCCAGCAGACCGGCCGGTGAGTCGGTCAGCGCGTAGGCCGGGGTCTGCGGGGTCGCCGCGAACAGGATCTGGTGCGGGTGCCGGTTCGCGGCCAGGTGCATGGTCTTCGCCAGCCGGGCCTCCTCGACGGGGGTCAGGTTCTCCGCGGTGCCCGGCGTCGGCAGGTAGTTGACGTGCACACCGACGACCCGGCCGGGGGCCAGTGTGCCGAGACTGCGGGAGATTCCGGAGCCCCAGTCGCCGCCCTGGGCGCCGAAGCGTGGGTAAC from Actinoplanes derwentensis includes these protein-coding regions:
- a CDS encoding glycoside hydrolase family 26 protein: MRRAKLPMFLTALTAVLAGAGVALMGSAAQAAPAAPAAKSKCTTDAKLVPTCGVLWGGAAGGFTSKPRDLEHKNWEKLSGRTATIFHTYHKGDEPFPTKAEIAMTQDPAKPRVLLLNWKIAYGSNWAAVAAGKQDKRIDTFAKRIKAYDKKVFLVLNHEPENDVKPRKGSGMQAKDFAAMYRHTIQRLRAQGADNVVNVLAYMGNEKWMAQSWWKDLYPGDDVIDWIGLDSYVSVEKGYYHYGAFGDLLDRKPKNGGLGFYDWATTKHASKPLMIAEWGGYHRIGKTGDKAAVYNSVLSQLAKRPAIKAIVHFDTKHDDQGNRDISIDSTKASLAAFQKLAANPIFNVKIG
- a CDS encoding HAD family hydrolase; translation: MRAVLFDLDETLVDQVTAARAAAVGWAAAQGIEDAGVYDRWAAVSERHYARWQRREITFQGQRRERVREFLGRELSDADADALFAGYLERYEAGWTAYDDALPTLHRFRDAGRIVAVLTNGDEDQQRDKLERTGLASAVDVLIASSALPAGKPDPRAFHHALALLGVAPEQALMIGDSLAKDVHGALAAGLPAILLDRYGAHPDAGVPTIRTLNEAPTALR
- a CDS encoding intradiol ring-cleavage dioxygenase — its product is MTMYEGRELPKPDEEVFDQGLGFDLGTMRRRQVLRAFGIGAVALGLAGCGGEEETPTTTSTSAGTSSTALSEIPDETAGPYPGDGSNGPNVLTESGVVRSDIRSSFGDAKGVAEGVPMTITLTIKNLAESAAAFAGVAVYLWHCNRDGDYSLYSTGITAENYLRGVQIADSAGKVTFTSIFPACYSGRWPHIHFEVYPDQASITESTNAVATSQVALPKDICDEVFKQTGYEDSVTNLAQVSLDSDNVFGEDSGALQLATVTGDVTSGFAASLEVGVDTTTTPSGGGAAPGGGGPSGGPGGMPPSGGPGGAPPSR
- a CDS encoding sensor histidine kinase, with product MLRRVKELSLRARLLLVSAAGLTLGLAAGGVLLVTVLGYAQMRSVHSEAMTTARGVAALVDQGSLPNPIPVPPGVQVQVIDENNAVRAVSATADRLVPLLYQRELAGLADGDSRRIPGERIGYQGEARVVQITAGPPTAPLRVLVAQSTDQVTQSVRVLRITLLIGFPLLIILLALGLWRALGAALRPVDALRSGAEEITGGTRAGRLPVPDGRDEIHRLAVTLNDMLHRLDSARARQRAFVADAAHELRSPLTNMRTELEVAQHLPDDTDWPELAEDLLADVQRLSRLVDDLLLLARSDEGVITTRLEEIDLAQFVGEAAERYPDVVFDDPGTPLPALAEPDTLARVITNLLDNAERHKRSRVGVRVFDVGAALVVEVADDGPGIPEADRERVFQRFTRLDDARARDAGGSGLGLAIVRELVRRHRGSVTLGDAHPGLRVVVRLPK
- a CDS encoding tetratricopeptide repeat protein, producing the protein MSAAARARALADVGRLDQAEEAVRIGLVTTPADPELLGLLAGLRRLRGDFGAALEFADAAVAVAPGHAVAHIERAECLLGLARWAEALTAAREAVRLDPWRPEPHRVLARCLTVRKDFGAAREAAGRAITIAPHSVPDLMTLAEVERNAGRRDAARAATSRALAQDPEDAEGRWMMALLDAEKMQVRDAMRGLRQLAADHPERYGAPALTWPVRGLLAGLRRGLLAGVPLVALLALGGRWWEPSLLLARGAALVMALVTAGLALRVLIPAGRLPWICLGLLPARTRRAVGAGLVAASGSVHVLCWYAVYPQWSTLALSAGLLAGLLTAGAAE
- a CDS encoding response regulator transcription factor, producing MRLLVVEDEARLAAALRRGLQAEGFAVDIAADGQDGLEMARHGGYDAMILDVMLPRLSGYRVVRQLRAERHWLPVLMLSAKDGEYDQADGLDCGADDYLTKPFSYVVLLARLRALLRRGAQARPVVLAFGDVELDPAERRVLVGGAEVTLTAREFALLEYLMRRPGQVVSKTELLDHVWDAALETAPNAVEVYAGYLRRKIGRERLETVRGAGYRLAIVTPAG
- a CDS encoding DivIVA domain-containing protein, which codes for MPITPADIHNMDFRRPPIGKRGYDEEEVDAFLDEASQELVRLIEENSALSDRLRRDGAPDLAATTVLNGDAAELMELTARLRQLRDGLSRAEHDARDMQVQLERARDQARSAPPPKQAMPADNDRVLMMAQRTAEEHVRDAQMESDVLLSDARAKADQVTGDARRTAGAIEADAQRNHSDAMDGLARDRAAALDEIDRLGQLAVGYRSALDHHVHRQLEDLDGSPGIPPNQP
- a CDS encoding ATP-binding protein, with the translated sequence MSDALINSLAAAVEARPDDLTLRLHLAEMLVAAGRGAEAIGHAAQILAREPGNTTAQQLMSRALGGPAPVVPQSGPEEETPPATVPASDAGSADLGAGKPGAGKPVDWAAMEEQFGDVVPPRFARGDGEPDPVRGTEDRVFDVERPPVTLADVGGMTDVKKRLEVSFLGPLRNPKMRSLFGKSLRGGLLLYGPPGCGKTFLARAVAGEMGASFISLSITDVLNMWIGSSERNLHDLFESARGHSPCVLFLDEIDALGHKRSQLQSSMRTVVNQLLTELDGVDGGNDGVFVLAATNAPWDVDSALRRPGRLDRTVLVLPPDRPARAAILEYHLRDRPVAGIDLDAVAAATEHHSGADLAHLCETAAEYAMRDSIASGEIRMINQADMLAAAKEVRPSTDAWFSTARNVAMFANESGEYDDLAAYLKKRKIR
- a CDS encoding epoxide hydrolase family protein — translated: MNDIRVAQSELDDLTDRLARTRWPADAPAGYGITLDRVRALASHWQRFDWRAHEAELNAVPHQSTELDGDRVHFFHTRSTDPHALPLLLTHGWPGSTVEFLDVIGPLSEHFHVVAPAIPGFGLSGPTTRSWGVDRVARAWAALMTELGYPRFGAQGGDWGSGISRSLGTLAPGRVVGVHVNYLPTPGTAENLTPVEEARLAKTMHLAANRHPHQILFAATPQTPAYALTDSPAGLLAFMAEKFDTWADPATPVPDDRIVANVAHHWLFRTAGTAARIVKESTLAGPQPPLPVPLGVAVLPGDIVQSIRPIAARTNDIHHWTEFPRGGHFPALEVPTLFTADVTTFFRTLTGR
- a CDS encoding LolA family protein → MSVLRSRPALRWLVPSAAAIVVIGGGAAAGTIVANAEPGLPERSAAQLLVDLQGAEIDGLSGTVVQSSDLGLPGIAGLLGNVQGSGSGGLTSLISGSNTARVWYAGEQKARFALLGTSGETDVIRNGTDVWVWESSANTGTHFKLPAGKAGDKQEAPASEVPTTPQAAADAALAAIDPTTAVTTTGAAQVAGRDAYELVLSPKDTDSLVGQVRLAIDAQEHIPLRVDVYAKNTTKPAFRVAFEQISFDVPADEQFTFNPPPGAKVEEGTAPAAALEHQGKPDSAEAEKALTEARKGGDGLKVVGEGWTTILVTEGGPSKAELEKVTGDAKSESGEGADAAKMAEDFLGTFQKVSGSWGTGRLLSGSLFTVLLTDDGRVLAGAVTPEALYKAAA